One genomic window of Pantanalinema sp. includes the following:
- a CDS encoding Crp/Fnr family transcriptional regulator — translation MIITPCPADLKHLDFFSSLEEGELALLSQRAVLKRLSPGEALFHEGEPLDPALRFLYSGSLQVRRTSRSGKETILRLIRKGEMFGVAPLFDRKLAPGSALATEPTEVLEIRLEDLMTYLTHEPAIAMKLLVTFAQRIRELQDTLHAVVSGRARTRLARVILGTLDQGGATALKDDLRLKTKLPHATLSRMVGITYEECVRLMREWSHEPEVVRYERGGVIIVCDRRELERQASED, via the coding sequence ATGATCATTACCCCGTGCCCCGCCGACCTGAAACACCTCGACTTCTTCAGCAGCCTCGAGGAGGGCGAGCTCGCCCTTCTCTCTCAGCGCGCCGTCCTCAAGCGACTCTCGCCGGGGGAGGCCCTCTTCCATGAGGGGGAGCCTCTCGACCCGGCCCTGCGCTTTCTCTACTCCGGCTCCCTCCAGGTCCGCCGGACGTCCAGGAGCGGCAAGGAGACCATCCTGCGCCTGATCCGCAAGGGCGAGATGTTCGGGGTCGCGCCCCTCTTCGACCGAAAGCTCGCTCCGGGCAGCGCCCTTGCGACCGAGCCGACCGAGGTGCTCGAGATCCGGCTCGAGGACCTGATGACGTACCTGACCCACGAGCCGGCCATCGCCATGAAGCTGCTCGTGACCTTCGCCCAGCGCATCCGGGAGCTGCAGGACACCCTCCACGCGGTCGTGTCCGGCCGGGCCAGGACGCGCCTCGCTCGCGTCATCCTCGGCACCCTGGATCAGGGGGGGGCGACGGCCCTGAAGGACGACCTTCGCCTCAAGACCAAGCTTCCCCATGCCACCCTGTCCCGGATGGTCGGCATCACCTACGAGGAGTGCGTCAGGCTCATGCGAGAGTGGTCGCACGAGCCCGAGGTGGTGCGCTACGAGCGTGGCGGGGTGATCATCGTTTGCGATCGCCGCGAGCTGGAGCGCCAGGCCAGCGAGGACTGA
- a CDS encoding cytochrome D1 domain-containing protein → MKALWLSIPLLLAMGQAAHATDASAAKKLYDQSCAQCHGAERLGGMGPALMPESLERLRRPEALKTISDGRVATQMPGFKDQLSKEQLDALVDYLYTPAGEAPRWEMPEIRASHVVDQAAKRLPNKPVFKADPLNLFVVVETGDHHATILDGDRFEPIHRFKTRFALHGGPKFSPDGRFVYFASRDGWITKFDIYNLKTVAEIRAGINTRNLAVSDDGKYVLVGNYLPQSLVILDAEDLSPLKVMPVKGEDGKPSRVSAVYQAAPRSSFVVALKDAPEVWEIPYGGTPKAKAWVHDHGPDSGEMLVGGPSFKVRRIKLADILDDFFFDQSYKHLIGAGRGGKNGQVVDMDAGKQIAEIDLPGMPHLGSGITWEYQGHPVLATPNLKEGLISVIDMDTWKTVKQIKTPGPGFFMRSHEGTPYAWTDVFNGRDKDTMQIIDKRTLEVARTLTPSPGKVAAHTEFTRDGRYALVSVWDEDGALVVYDAATFKEVKRLPMNKPSGKYNVYNKTTRSAGTSH, encoded by the coding sequence ATGAAAGCGCTCTGGCTTTCGATCCCCCTTCTGCTGGCCATGGGCCAGGCGGCTCATGCCACCGACGCATCGGCCGCCAAGAAGCTTTACGACCAGTCATGCGCCCAGTGCCACGGCGCCGAGCGGCTGGGCGGAATGGGCCCTGCCCTTATGCCCGAGAGCCTCGAGCGCCTGCGCCGGCCCGAGGCGCTGAAGACCATCAGCGACGGGCGCGTGGCCACCCAGATGCCGGGCTTCAAGGACCAGCTCTCCAAGGAGCAGCTCGATGCCCTGGTCGACTATCTCTACACCCCGGCCGGCGAGGCCCCGCGCTGGGAGATGCCCGAGATCCGCGCGTCGCACGTGGTCGACCAGGCCGCCAAGCGCCTTCCGAACAAGCCCGTCTTCAAGGCGGACCCGCTCAACCTCTTCGTGGTGGTCGAGACGGGCGATCACCACGCGACCATCCTCGACGGCGATCGCTTCGAGCCGATCCACCGCTTCAAGACCCGCTTCGCCCTGCACGGCGGCCCCAAGTTCTCACCCGACGGGCGCTTCGTCTACTTCGCCTCGCGCGACGGCTGGATCACCAAGTTCGACATCTACAACCTCAAGACCGTCGCCGAGATCCGCGCCGGGATCAACACCCGCAACCTCGCGGTCTCCGACGACGGCAAGTACGTCCTGGTCGGCAACTACCTGCCCCAGAGCCTCGTCATCCTCGACGCCGAGGATCTCTCGCCCCTCAAGGTGATGCCGGTCAAGGGCGAGGACGGCAAGCCCTCGCGGGTGAGCGCCGTCTACCAGGCCGCGCCGCGCTCGAGCTTCGTCGTCGCCCTCAAGGACGCCCCCGAGGTCTGGGAGATCCCCTACGGCGGCACGCCGAAGGCCAAGGCGTGGGTCCACGACCACGGGCCCGACTCCGGCGAGATGCTGGTCGGGGGGCCGAGCTTCAAGGTGCGCCGCATCAAGCTTGCGGACATCCTCGACGACTTCTTCTTCGATCAGTCCTACAAGCACCTGATCGGTGCCGGGCGCGGCGGAAAGAACGGGCAGGTGGTGGACATGGACGCGGGCAAGCAGATCGCCGAGATCGACCTGCCCGGCATGCCTCACCTGGGCTCGGGGATCACCTGGGAGTACCAGGGGCACCCGGTGCTCGCCACCCCCAACCTCAAGGAGGGCCTGATCAGCGTCATCGACATGGACACCTGGAAGACCGTCAAGCAGATCAAGACCCCGGGCCCCGGCTTCTTCATGCGCAGCCACGAGGGCACCCCCTACGCTTGGACCGACGTCTTCAACGGCCGCGACAAGGACACCATGCAGATCATCGACAAGCGCACCCTGGAGGTGGCCCGGACCCTCACGCCCTCTCCCGGCAAGGTCGCCGCCCACACCGAGTTCACCCGCGACGGCCGCTACGCGCTGGTGAGCGTCTGGGACGAGGACGGCGCGCTGGTGGTCTACGACGCCGCCACCTTCAAGGAGGTGAAGCGCCTGCCCATGAACAAGCCGTCCGGCAAGTACAACGTGTACAACAAGACCACCCGCTCGGCGGGTACCAGCCACTAA
- a CDS encoding universal stress protein gives MKILLATDGSDHSRLALEQAAAIAAAGAEVVVLVVSSLVDLGWYGAIPHATEAPFEVPTAEEANEILARACETLQGRGVSCRSLRRIGVPADTILAVAEEEGVDLIAMGSHGRTGLGRFLLGSVSSQVSTHAGCSVLIAKSKRESHAPELPDPIHLSKIQKA, from the coding sequence ATGAAGATTCTGTTGGCGACGGATGGCTCCGACCACTCCCGGCTCGCACTCGAGCAGGCCGCCGCAATCGCCGCCGCCGGTGCGGAGGTCGTGGTGCTGGTGGTCTCGAGCCTGGTTGATCTGGGATGGTACGGCGCCATCCCCCATGCGACCGAGGCGCCGTTCGAGGTGCCGACCGCCGAGGAGGCCAATGAGATCCTCGCCCGCGCTTGCGAGACCCTGCAGGGCCGTGGCGTATCCTGCCGCTCCCTGCGCCGGATCGGGGTGCCGGCCGATACCATCCTCGCGGTGGCCGAGGAGGAAGGGGTCGACCTGATCGCCATGGGCTCGCACGGTCGCACCGGCCTGGGTCGATTCCTGCTCGGCAGCGTTTCGAGCCAGGTCTCGACCCACGCCGGATGCTCGGTTCTCATCGCCAAGAGCAAGCGCGAGAGCCATGCGCCCGAGCTCCCCGACCCCATTCACCTTTCGAAGATCCAGAAGGCCTAG
- a CDS encoding sugar ABC transporter substrate-binding protein: MIAATRPFLLACVLALALAAPGRAATPYVIGVVYWSMAIPGQVAMRRGLEAAAAEINRSRPPRPIRLIAFVGGDGEEGIRRQRAAMAHLVRRRPDAIILQPIDSAALSGPVQDANRANIPVVAYDQYVLNGRLACYLTSNNTLAGTLDGEYLAYRFRSRTRAHPLRLVIVEYPYVTSTVERVEGLLDALVKSGTPYRIVARYQAIEPKAGRAVGRAIARNHPRGTVDAVFCVNDGGGLDIKRQLEAAKRTDIVMATIDGDPASVRSIVEGGAIGIDTAQFCGALGAESLKVTHRLLRGERIPRQVLVTVFPVTKASVAAFPGWDGAVPRVIRRPWPPYEQVPGNRLTW; encoded by the coding sequence ATGATCGCAGCGACGCGCCCCTTTCTTCTTGCCTGCGTGCTCGCCCTCGCCCTCGCAGCGCCAGGCCGTGCGGCGACCCCCTACGTCATCGGGGTCGTCTACTGGTCGATGGCCATCCCCGGCCAGGTGGCCATGCGACGCGGGCTTGAGGCCGCGGCCGCCGAGATCAACCGCTCGCGTCCGCCGCGCCCCATCCGCCTGATCGCCTTCGTCGGCGGGGACGGTGAGGAGGGGATCCGCCGGCAGCGCGCGGCCATGGCGCACCTGGTCCGGCGGCGCCCCGACGCCATCATCCTCCAGCCCATCGACTCGGCGGCGCTCTCCGGGCCGGTGCAAGACGCCAACCGCGCCAACATTCCGGTGGTGGCCTACGACCAGTACGTCCTCAACGGTAGGCTCGCGTGCTACCTGACCAGCAACAACACGCTCGCCGGCACCCTGGACGGCGAGTATCTGGCGTACCGCTTCCGTTCGCGCACCCGGGCCCATCCGCTGCGCTTGGTCATCGTCGAGTACCCCTACGTCACCTCGACGGTCGAGCGCGTGGAGGGCCTGCTGGACGCGCTGGTCAAATCGGGCACCCCCTACCGGATCGTGGCCCGCTACCAGGCCATCGAGCCCAAGGCGGGAAGGGCGGTGGGCCGCGCGATCGCCCGCAATCATCCGCGCGGGACGGTCGATGCGGTCTTTTGCGTCAACGATGGGGGCGGGCTCGACATCAAGAGGCAGCTCGAGGCCGCCAAGCGCACCGACATCGTGATGGCGACCATCGATGGCGACCCTGCCTCGGTCCGATCCATCGTCGAGGGAGGGGCGATCGGCATCGACACGGCCCAGTTCTGCGGGGCCCTGGGGGCCGAGAGCCTCAAGGTGACGCATCGCCTGCTGCGCGGGGAGCGAATCCCCCGGCAGGTCCTCGTCACCGTCTTTCCCGTCACCAAGGCCAGCGTCGCGGCCTTCCCCGGCTGGGATGGGGCGGTGCCCCGGGTGATCCGCCGGCCGTGGCCCCCCTACGAGCAGGTCCCGGGGAACCGGCTGACATGGTGA
- the glnA gene encoding type I glutamate--ammonia ligase: MTTTATHETQAAAIAQVLSQCQEQNVKFINLQFCDILGVVKSVTIPTTQFEDAIRHGKWFDGSSIEGYLRIAESDMFLLPDLATFRVIPWDQSETKKHARVICNVFLPDGSPFVGDPRGALQRMVAKARSLGYEFNTGPELEFFLFKSNEPGKVEALPNDQGGYFDLSTDLAMDVRADMVNALEEMGIEVETSHHEVAAGQHEIDFKYADGVTTADSAVTFRYTLKAIAQRHGLHCTFMPKPIFGAAGSGMHTHISLFKGGENAFYDANDPYGLSQTARHFIAGVLAHAAGMIAILAPTVNSYKRLVPGYEAPVYVSWARNNRSALVRIPRINPRVPKATRVELRCPDPSCNPYLAFAVMLAAGLDGIERKLALRDAVEEDLYHMPLAERTSRGIHALPGSLGEALEELKKDKVVQDALGEHIYERFIDTKSQEWDEYRLQVTPWERERYLELY, encoded by the coding sequence ATGACCACGACTGCAACGCATGAAACCCAGGCCGCCGCGATCGCCCAGGTTCTCTCGCAGTGTCAGGAGCAGAACGTCAAGTTCATCAACCTCCAGTTCTGCGACATCCTCGGCGTCGTCAAGAGCGTCACGATCCCCACCACCCAGTTCGAGGACGCCATCCGGCACGGCAAGTGGTTCGACGGCTCGTCCATCGAGGGCTACCTGCGCATCGCCGAGTCCGACATGTTCCTGCTGCCCGACCTGGCCACCTTCCGGGTGATTCCGTGGGACCAGTCCGAGACCAAGAAGCACGCCCGGGTCATCTGCAACGTGTTCCTGCCGGACGGCTCACCCTTCGTCGGGGATCCCCGTGGCGCGCTGCAGCGCATGGTCGCCAAGGCCCGCAGCCTCGGCTACGAGTTCAACACCGGCCCCGAGCTCGAGTTCTTCCTCTTCAAGAGCAACGAGCCTGGCAAGGTCGAGGCCCTACCGAACGATCAGGGCGGCTATTTCGATCTCTCGACGGACCTGGCCATGGACGTTCGCGCCGACATGGTGAATGCCCTCGAGGAGATGGGCATCGAGGTCGAGACCTCTCACCACGAGGTCGCCGCCGGCCAGCACGAGATCGACTTCAAGTACGCCGACGGCGTCACCACCGCCGACAGCGCCGTGACCTTCCGCTACACCCTCAAGGCGATCGCCCAGCGCCACGGCCTGCACTGCACCTTCATGCCCAAGCCCATCTTCGGCGCGGCCGGCAGCGGCATGCACACCCACATAAGCCTCTTCAAGGGCGGCGAGAACGCCTTCTACGATGCGAACGACCCTTACGGCCTCAGCCAGACCGCGCGGCACTTCATCGCGGGGGTCCTCGCGCACGCCGCCGGCATGATCGCCATCCTCGCTCCGACCGTCAACTCCTACAAGCGCCTGGTGCCGGGCTACGAGGCTCCGGTCTACGTCTCGTGGGCCCGCAACAACCGCTCGGCGCTCGTCCGCATCCCTCGCATCAACCCCCGCGTCCCCAAGGCCACGCGCGTCGAGCTGCGCTGCCCCGACCCCAGCTGCAACCCCTACCTGGCCTTCGCGGTCATGCTCGCGGCCGGCCTCGACGGCATCGAGCGCAAGCTCGCCCTGCGCGACGCGGTCGAGGAGGACCTCTACCACATGCCCCTGGCCGAGCGCACCTCGCGCGGCATCCACGCCCTGCCCGGCAGCCTCGGCGAGGCGCTCGAAGAGCTCAAGAAGGACAAGGTGGTCCAGGACGCCCTCGGCGAGCATATCTACGAGCGCTTCATTGACACCAAGAGCCAGGAGTGGGACGAGTACCGCCTCCAGGTCACCCCGTGGGAGCGCGAGCGCTACCTCGAGCTGTACTAG
- a CDS encoding response regulator transcription factor: MKKPSILIATADAELKRLLAFLVQKQGGTEQLSAASAGEALRKAEAALPALVLVDSALPGSDGLTLCRRLRAVATFMDTPIFFLGDRAEAKYQAFQAGATDVMIKPLDQLEFQYRLKVHLRARQRGLEDAGAIEAGTLKLETASHTATLRGLAVPLTPSEFAILSFLAGHPERPVTTEALLVEALGEPKHLGNPQVVHTHIKNLRRKLERVSAEPALIRSSRRGYTFHPPSA; this comes from the coding sequence ATGAAGAAGCCATCGATCCTGATCGCCACGGCCGATGCCGAGCTCAAGCGGCTCCTCGCCTTCCTGGTCCAGAAGCAGGGCGGTACGGAGCAGCTGAGCGCTGCAAGCGCCGGCGAGGCGCTGCGCAAGGCGGAGGCCGCCCTGCCGGCCCTGGTGCTGGTCGATTCGGCCCTGCCCGGCAGCGACGGCCTTACGCTCTGCCGCAGGCTGCGCGCCGTTGCGACCTTCATGGACACGCCCATCTTCTTCCTGGGCGATCGCGCGGAGGCGAAATATCAGGCCTTTCAAGCCGGTGCCACCGACGTGATGATCAAGCCCCTGGACCAGCTGGAGTTCCAGTACCGACTCAAGGTCCACCTGCGCGCCCGCCAGCGGGGGCTCGAGGACGCCGGGGCCATCGAGGCAGGCACCCTCAAGCTCGAGACCGCCTCCCACACCGCGACCCTGAGGGGCCTGGCTGTCCCGCTCACCCCTTCCGAGTTCGCCATCCTGAGCTTCCTCGCAGGTCACCCGGAGCGGCCCGTCACGACCGAGGCCCTCCTGGTCGAGGCCCTCGGCGAGCCCAAGCATCTCGGCAATCCCCAGGTGGTCCACACCCACATCAAAAACCTGCGCCGGAAGCTGGAGCGCGTCTCGGCCGAGCCTGCCCTGATCCGCTCGTCCCGGCGAGGCTACACCTTCCACCCGCCGAGCGCCTGA
- a CDS encoding response regulator transcription factor, giving the protein MTESFAAPVRILLADDHAILRTGLKLMLSNVPNLEVVAEATDGAAALQLAEEHRPDLVIMDITMPGMNGIEATYELKRRLPATRVLMLTMHENEEMLFRTVQAGAAGYVLKKSADNELLDAIRQVMAGETFLRPEMAKQVIRDYLDRVDAGEEAQSYESLTEREQEVLKYLAEGMTNKQVAEKLVLSVRTVETHRMRIMDKLALKGRAALVAYAKRRGLVL; this is encoded by the coding sequence ATGACTGAAAGCTTCGCCGCCCCCGTTCGCATCCTTCTGGCCGACGACCACGCGATCCTGCGGACGGGACTCAAGCTGATGCTCAGCAACGTCCCCAACCTGGAGGTCGTCGCCGAGGCGACCGACGGCGCCGCGGCGCTTCAGCTGGCTGAGGAGCATCGGCCGGACCTGGTCATCATGGACATCACCATGCCCGGCATGAACGGCATCGAGGCGACCTACGAGCTGAAGCGGCGCCTGCCCGCGACCCGCGTCCTCATGCTGACCATGCACGAGAACGAGGAGATGCTGTTCCGAACGGTGCAGGCGGGGGCCGCGGGCTACGTGCTCAAGAAGTCGGCCGACAACGAGCTGCTGGATGCGATCCGGCAGGTCATGGCCGGCGAGACCTTCCTGCGGCCCGAGATGGCCAAGCAGGTGATCAGGGACTACCTCGACCGGGTGGACGCCGGCGAGGAGGCCCAGTCCTACGAGAGCCTCACCGAGCGCGAGCAGGAGGTCCTCAAGTACCTGGCCGAGGGCATGACCAACAAGCAGGTGGCAGAGAAGCTTGTCCTCAGCGTCCGCACCGTCGAGACGCACCGCATGCGCATCATGGACAAGCTGGCCCTCAAGGGGCGTGCCGCGCTGGTGGCTTACGCCAAGCGCCGCGGCCTGGTGCTCTGA
- a CDS encoding sensor histidine kinase — MLVLQEDERRQVARELHEDAGQLLTTLLFGIKLLEGAQTLDQVKAQLPVLKQQTWDALETMRQVSVALRPPLLEDLGLVATLRSFVRDFGARHQVKVAFSTRGEEVRLDPIQEVTVFRIVQEALANAGKYAGASHLRVGVHFEPDHLQVVVADDGVGFDDPLSGGAPVPTESVGIAGMQLRADLLGGTCTVDSAAGDGVTVTLRVPLPDDPATDKEPSPQ, encoded by the coding sequence ATGCTCGTCCTTCAGGAGGACGAGCGGCGTCAGGTGGCGCGCGAGTTGCACGAGGACGCGGGCCAGCTCTTGACCACGCTGCTCTTCGGCATCAAGCTGCTCGAAGGGGCTCAGACCCTGGACCAGGTCAAGGCGCAGCTGCCCGTCCTGAAGCAACAGACGTGGGACGCGCTCGAGACCATGCGCCAGGTGTCGGTCGCGCTTCGGCCCCCGCTCCTGGAGGACCTGGGACTGGTGGCGACGCTGCGATCTTTCGTGCGGGATTTCGGCGCGCGCCACCAGGTGAAGGTCGCCTTCTCGACGCGCGGCGAAGAGGTGCGTCTGGACCCCATCCAGGAGGTCACCGTGTTTCGCATCGTGCAAGAAGCGCTCGCCAACGCGGGCAAGTACGCCGGGGCCTCGCACCTGCGCGTGGGGGTTCACTTCGAGCCCGACCACCTTCAGGTCGTCGTGGCCGACGACGGCGTGGGCTTCGATGACCCGCTCAGCGGGGGCGCACCCGTTCCGACCGAATCGGTCGGGATCGCCGGGATGCAGCTTCGCGCCGACCTGCTGGGCGGCACCTGCACGGTGGATTCCGCCGCGGGAGACGGCGTCACGGTGACGCTGCGCGTCCCGCTTCCAGACGACCCTGCCACCGACAAGGAGCCGAGCCCCCAATGA
- a CDS encoding ATP-binding protein → MVMPARFVSLRTRLSVSLVFFLALTLGLLAFFLDGVNMRLVHQQTLVREELFARNVQLSINQVLFAGKYQAQAYLETLKEEGRDLCYVRIIERASGRAIASTDPTEVGRRFDDPVTRRALAHTARNAILTQDVTDPRAGRCHDLALPYVRGYLKVSEGVIRVGISQEAERRELAQARFLTLSLILLFLAIGTLLAVTLGFQLTSRLKRLVLATRRFGLGHYETQVQVPDLPGDELGLLGQAFNQMAARLKASAEDLERQVRERTTELARANESLRESYEKLRQLDQLKSAFVSAVSHDLRTPLTSIKGYAEFLEDQVGGPMRPEQLEFVVQIERGVERLENLVNDLLDFARIEAGTFTLRLGRADLTSEIRSVIESLRPQLQEAQLDIRVEAPDAPLRVVLDPERIARVLTNLLNNAIKLTPQGGRIVVRASQEGDCVRCEVEDTGPGIAADDIPKLFQRFSQLPQGMHKGGTGLGLSISKTIIEAHGGEIGVRSHLGVGSTFWFTLPIDGPRSQADQPSS, encoded by the coding sequence ATGGTGATGCCCGCGCGCTTCGTCTCGCTCCGGACGCGCCTGAGCGTCAGCCTGGTCTTCTTCCTGGCCCTCACCCTGGGCCTGCTGGCCTTCTTCCTCGACGGGGTCAACATGCGCCTGGTTCACCAGCAGACCCTGGTGCGCGAGGAGCTGTTCGCGCGCAACGTGCAGCTCTCCATCAACCAGGTCCTGTTCGCGGGCAAGTACCAGGCCCAGGCCTACCTCGAGACCCTCAAGGAGGAGGGGCGGGACCTCTGCTACGTCCGGATCATCGAGCGTGCCTCGGGCCGGGCGATCGCCTCGACCGACCCGACCGAGGTGGGCCGCCGCTTCGACGACCCGGTGACGCGCCGGGCGCTCGCTCACACGGCGCGCAACGCGATCCTGACCCAGGACGTCACGGACCCGAGGGCGGGGCGCTGCCACGACCTCGCCCTGCCCTACGTGCGGGGCTACCTCAAGGTGAGCGAGGGCGTCATCCGGGTGGGGATCTCGCAGGAGGCCGAGCGGCGCGAGCTCGCGCAGGCCCGCTTCCTCACCCTCTCCTTGATCCTCCTCTTCCTCGCGATCGGGACGCTGCTCGCGGTCACCCTTGGCTTCCAGCTGACCTCCAGGCTCAAGCGCCTGGTGCTCGCGACCCGGCGGTTCGGGCTGGGCCACTACGAGACCCAGGTTCAGGTCCCGGACTTGCCGGGCGATGAGCTGGGCCTCCTGGGGCAAGCCTTCAACCAGATGGCCGCGCGGCTGAAGGCGAGCGCCGAGGACCTGGAGCGCCAGGTGCGCGAGCGCACCACCGAGCTTGCCCGGGCAAACGAGAGCCTGCGCGAGAGCTACGAGAAGCTGCGGCAGCTGGACCAGCTCAAGAGCGCCTTCGTCAGCGCCGTCTCGCACGATCTAAGGACCCCCCTGACCTCGATCAAGGGCTACGCCGAGTTCCTGGAGGACCAGGTCGGAGGCCCCATGCGCCCCGAGCAGCTGGAGTTCGTCGTGCAGATCGAGCGGGGCGTCGAGCGCCTCGAGAACCTCGTCAACGACCTGCTGGACTTCGCGCGGATCGAGGCGGGCACCTTCACGCTGCGCCTCGGGAGGGCAGACCTGACCAGCGAGATTCGCTCGGTGATCGAGAGCCTGCGCCCCCAGCTCCAGGAGGCGCAGCTGGACATCCGCGTGGAGGCGCCGGACGCCCCGCTGCGCGTCGTGCTGGACCCTGAGCGGATCGCGCGCGTGCTGACCAACCTCCTCAACAACGCCATCAAGCTCACCCCTCAGGGCGGGCGCATCGTGGTGCGCGCCAGCCAGGAGGGCGATTGCGTCCGCTGCGAGGTCGAGGACACCGGCCCGGGCATCGCGGCCGACGACATCCCCAAGCTGTTCCAGCGCTTCTCGCAGCTTCCGCAGGGGATGCACAAGGGAGGCACCGGCCTGGGGCTAAGCATCTCCAAGACGATCATCGAGGCGCACGGCGGCGAGATCGGGGTGCGCAGCCATCTGGGGGTCGGCAGCACCTTCTGGTTCACCCTTCCGATCGACGGCCCGAGATCCCAGGCAGACCAGCCTAGCTCATGA
- a CDS encoding bifunctional precorrin-2 dehydrogenase/sirohydrochlorin ferrochelatase: MRLFTVNLCLKDWPCLVVGGGVVAIPKAKRMIEAGARVTVIAPDIKEDLPGATLIRREGRIEDLEGMRLAMFATSDRELNARLYKEALRRGILAAAVDDLDNCDFYMPAVMTRGDLEIAVSTSGTCPAYSVWVRDRLAEMVDDSYGVALAWFAGLRERLRVIPMGRRGALYRALLARDFLPRFRSAQVAAWAEEAEGVIAEQGEAVKVG, translated from the coding sequence ATGCGCCTGTTCACCGTTAACCTGTGCCTCAAGGACTGGCCCTGCCTGGTCGTCGGGGGCGGCGTCGTCGCCATCCCCAAGGCGAAGCGCATGATCGAGGCGGGGGCGCGGGTGACCGTGATCGCCCCCGACATCAAGGAGGACCTGCCGGGGGCGACCCTCATCCGCCGGGAGGGCCGCATCGAGGACCTGGAGGGGATGAGGCTCGCCATGTTCGCCACCAGCGACCGGGAGCTCAACGCCCGGCTGTACAAGGAGGCGCTGCGGCGCGGCATCCTGGCGGCCGCGGTGGACGACCTGGACAACTGCGACTTCTACATGCCCGCTGTGATGACGCGCGGCGACCTGGAGATCGCCGTCTCGACGAGCGGCACTTGCCCTGCCTACTCGGTGTGGGTGCGCGATCGCCTCGCCGAGATGGTCGACGACTCCTACGGTGTGGCCCTCGCTTGGTTCGCCGGCCTGCGCGAGCGGCTGCGCGTGATCCCCATGGGGCGGCGCGGGGCCCTCTATCGCGCCCTGCTCGCCAGGGACTTCCTGCCCCGCTTCCGAAGCGCCCAGGTCGCGGCCTGGGCCGAGGAGGCCGAGGGGGTCATCGCCGAGCAGGGCGAGGCGGTCAAAGTCGGCTGA